In Sebaldella termitidis ATCC 33386, one DNA window encodes the following:
- a CDS encoding helix-turn-helix domain-containing protein, translating into MGNKDIANRMKRQRLNLEYSYKDLEKITGITASTLQRYETGAINKLPIDKLEVIAKALKVSPSYLMGWEDEKGNPLTNKSKITDPISQLSKKEKFEYDKFMESATYFFNDETVSDEDKKKFSDALQNAFVTALMQKNKKKKK; encoded by the coding sequence ATGGGTAATAAAGATATCGCAAATAGAATGAAAAGACAAAGACTTAATTTGGAATATTCTTATAAAGATTTGGAAAAGATAACAGGGATAACGGCGTCTACTTTACAAAGATATGAGACTGGTGCTATAAATAAACTCCCAATAGACAAATTGGAAGTAATCGCTAAAGCTTTAAAAGTTAGTCCTTCATATCTGATGGGTTGGGAAGATGAAAAAGGGAATCCTCTCACCAATAAATCGAAAATTACTGACCCAATATCGCAGCTATCCAAAAAAGAAAAATTTGAATATGATAAATTCATGGAAAGTGCTACATATTTTTTTAATGATGAGACTGTAAGCGATGAAGATAAAAAGAAATTTTCTGACGCGTTGCAAAATGCTTTCGTTACCGCTTTAATGCAAAAGAATAAAAAAAAGAAAAAATAA
- a CDS encoding DNA polymerase, with amino-acid sequence MKSSDLDTLELFYGNIPDTLSQLIRTAFIPEAGKKFIVADFSAIEARVIAWLAGEEWRQNVFRTHGKIYEASASQMFGVPLEKIVKGNKEYELRQKGKIAELALGYGGSVGALKAMGADKMGLNDDELQDIVNRWRASNKRIYDLWQQLGGAAVYVIENREAVNIKGLILAYEYDFISGLDFMTIKLPSGRKLYYASPGTTLSKWNTTAITYKGVNQTTRKWETQESYGGKLVENVTQAIARDCLAESLLRIKNAGYKTVMHIHDEIVVEAEESVTVDELCNIMGQDIDWAPGLLLRADGFESYYYKKD; translated from the coding sequence GTGAAAAGTAGTGATCTTGATACTTTAGAACTATTTTATGGGAATATTCCGGATACATTAAGCCAGCTCATCAGGACGGCTTTCATACCAGAAGCCGGAAAAAAGTTTATAGTAGCAGACTTTTCTGCTATTGAGGCAAGAGTCATAGCATGGTTAGCAGGAGAGGAATGGCGACAGAATGTATTCAGAACACACGGGAAAATATACGAGGCATCAGCCTCACAGATGTTCGGGGTCCCTTTAGAGAAAATAGTAAAAGGTAATAAAGAGTATGAATTAAGACAAAAGGGAAAAATAGCAGAATTGGCACTTGGTTATGGCGGCAGTGTGGGAGCATTAAAAGCTATGGGAGCTGACAAAATGGGACTAAATGATGATGAACTTCAAGACATAGTAAATAGATGGAGAGCATCAAATAAAAGAATCTATGACTTGTGGCAGCAATTAGGCGGTGCTGCAGTGTATGTAATTGAGAATAGGGAGGCAGTAAATATAAAAGGCTTAATACTGGCATATGAATATGATTTTATATCAGGTCTTGATTTTATGACTATAAAACTACCAAGTGGAAGAAAATTATATTATGCATCACCGGGAACAACACTAAGTAAATGGAATACAACTGCTATAACTTATAAAGGCGTAAATCAAACTACGAGGAAGTGGGAAACACAGGAAAGTTATGGCGGAAAACTTGTGGAGAATGTGACGCAGGCTATTGCACGGGACTGTTTGGCAGAAAGCTTACTACGAATAAAAAATGCCGGATATAAGACAGTTATGCATATACATGATGAAATAGTAGTCGAGGCAGAAGAAAGTGTCACAGTAGACGAATTATGCAATATAATGGGACAGGATATCGACTGGGCTCCGGGACTTTTACTAAGAGCGGACGGTTTTGAAAGTTATTATTATAAGAAGGACTAA
- a CDS encoding DEAD/DEAH box helicase, whose translation MEFIPHNYQKYCIDRAVSDKSLGLLLDMGLGKTIITLTAINELIYSRLDVDRVLVIAPKKVAESTWSKEIEKWEHLRLLRVSKVLGTLKQRIKALNTPADIYVINRENVQWLVEYYQNSWPFDMVVIDELSSFKNHQSKRFKSLKLVRDKIKRIIGLTGTPAPNGLIDIWTQIYLLDKGERLERNITAFRERYFNYTRYGDQAFGTYDLKTGSEDSIQNKISDICISMKSEDYLELPDINYNRISVELDTKAKKAYDELEKEMILELIETGETIDVTSAAALTNKLLQLSNGAVYDEDRKVHEVHNCKIEAFMELVEALNGQPALVFYSFQHDKDRIKKALSKLKLRVRELKTDQDVTDWNNREIDILLSHPASSAYGLNLQRGGNHIIWFGLNWSLELYQQANKRLHRQGQTEKVFIHHLITEGTRDTDVMAALGDKGDIQESLLNSLKARIDKYRR comes from the coding sequence ATGGAATTCATACCACATAATTATCAAAAATATTGTATTGACAGGGCTGTATCAGATAAAAGCCTAGGATTGTTGTTGGATATGGGACTTGGAAAAACAATAATAACGCTGACAGCAATAAACGAATTGATATACAGCAGGCTTGATGTAGACAGAGTTCTTGTAATAGCTCCAAAGAAAGTGGCTGAATCTACTTGGAGCAAAGAAATAGAAAAGTGGGAACACTTGAGATTATTAAGAGTTTCAAAAGTACTCGGGACTTTAAAACAAAGAATAAAGGCTCTGAATACTCCGGCGGATATCTATGTGATTAATCGTGAGAATGTACAATGGCTTGTGGAATATTATCAGAATTCATGGCCTTTCGATATGGTTGTAATAGACGAGCTGTCATCATTCAAAAATCACCAGTCCAAAAGATTCAAAAGTCTGAAACTGGTCCGGGATAAAATAAAAAGAATTATCGGGTTGACAGGAACACCGGCACCGAATGGATTAATTGATATATGGACTCAGATCTATTTGCTTGATAAAGGCGAAAGACTGGAAAGAAATATAACAGCTTTCCGGGAAAGATATTTTAATTATACAAGATATGGTGATCAAGCTTTTGGAACATATGATTTAAAAACAGGATCCGAGGATTCGATACAGAATAAAATATCCGATATCTGTATCAGCATGAAATCAGAGGATTATCTGGAATTACCAGATATAAATTACAACAGAATATCAGTCGAACTGGATACAAAGGCAAAGAAAGCTTACGACGAATTGGAAAAAGAAATGATACTTGAATTAATCGAAACAGGAGAGACAATAGATGTGACCAGTGCAGCAGCTCTGACAAATAAGCTTTTACAACTTAGTAACGGAGCTGTGTATGATGAAGATAGAAAAGTGCATGAAGTTCATAATTGCAAGATAGAGGCTTTTATGGAGCTCGTAGAAGCTCTAAATGGTCAGCCTGCATTAGTTTTTTATTCTTTTCAACATGACAAGGACCGAATAAAAAAAGCTTTGTCAAAACTAAAATTGAGAGTCAGGGAGTTAAAGACAGATCAGGATGTGACAGACTGGAACAACAGAGAAATAGATATATTACTTTCCCATCCTGCAAGCAGTGCATATGGACTGAATTTGCAAAGAGGCGGAAATCATATAATCTGGTTTGGATTAAATTGGTCATTAGAACTTTATCAGCAGGCAAATAAAAGACTTCACAGACAAGGGCAAACTGAAAAAGTATTTATACATCACCTGATAACAGAAGGGACAAGAGATACTGATGTAATGGCAGCACTTGGAGATAAAGGAGACATTCAGGAATCTTTGTTAAATAGCCTGAAAGCAAGAATTGATAAGTATAGGAGATGA
- a CDS encoding terminase small subunit, whose amino-acid sequence MKLTEKQKRFCDYFIETGNITEAATKAGYSKKTAYAIGQENLKKPMLKTYIDEKLEEMQGKRIASATEVMELLTQALRGEIKEEVVVVEGSGDGYSEAKTIDKQIGAKDRIKAAELLGKRYGLYTDKVNITGTVPVMIVGEDDLEE is encoded by the coding sequence ATGAAATTAACAGAAAAACAAAAAAGATTTTGTGATTATTTCATAGAAACAGGGAATATAACGGAAGCAGCAACTAAAGCTGGATATAGTAAAAAGACAGCGTATGCAATAGGGCAGGAGAACTTGAAAAAACCTATGCTGAAAACGTATATTGATGAAAAACTGGAAGAAATGCAAGGTAAAAGAATAGCAAGTGCAACTGAGGTGATGGAGTTACTCACTCAAGCCCTACGTGGAGAAATAAAAGAGGAGGTTGTAGTGGTTGAGGGATCAGGAGATGGGTACAGTGAAGCGAAAACAATAGATAAGCAGATAGGGGCGAAAGATAGAATAAAGGCTGCCGAATTGCTCGGGAAGCGGTACGGACTTTATACCGATAAAGTGAATATAACTGGTACGGTTCCGGTGATGATAGTAGGAGAAGATGACCTTGAGGAGTAA
- a CDS encoding ImmA/IrrE family metallo-endopeptidase, whose amino-acid sequence MRRNIKLRVKNLVKKYNTTDPYKICQKLGIIVIYEDLGIVKGFCKSTMGMKIIMINSVFSTFAQKIILAHELGHAILHSDYDTAFMKDHFLNYSDILENEANKFAAELLINAYDNDNIEYCDYYCDEVSTDEFDRELLNRLREFRFSNKYLNI is encoded by the coding sequence ATGAGACGGAATATAAAATTGAGGGTTAAAAATCTTGTAAAAAAATATAATACTACTGATCCTTACAAAATATGCCAAAAATTAGGTATTATAGTGATATATGAAGATTTAGGTATTGTTAAAGGTTTTTGTAAATCAACTATGGGAATGAAAATTATTATGATTAATTCTGTTTTTAGTACTTTCGCTCAAAAAATAATACTAGCTCATGAATTAGGACATGCGATTTTACATTCAGACTATGACACAGCATTTATGAAAGATCACTTTTTAAACTATAGTGATATTTTAGAAAACGAAGCAAACAAATTTGCCGCTGAACTTCTCATTAATGCTTATGATAATGATAATATCGAATACTGCGATTATTATTGCGACGAAGTGTCTACAGATGAATTTGACAGAGAATTACTTAACAGATTAAGAGAATTTAGATTTAGTAACAAATATTTAAATATATAA
- a CDS encoding helix-turn-helix domain-containing protein, which produces MYKLIGSNIKNYRKTNKLTQQELADKIGKHKITVAKYESGKISVPMAVLHEISEILDTPMSDFFKENPISIDNFEPKEKYREFHIIERIKKYPEKTLSDLMDVDWELR; this is translated from the coding sequence TTGTATAAACTTATAGGATCAAATATCAAAAATTATAGAAAAACAAATAAATTAACACAACAAGAATTAGCAGATAAAATTGGAAAACATAAAATCACAGTGGCTAAATATGAAAGCGGAAAAATATCTGTACCTATGGCTGTGTTGCATGAAATATCTGAAATTTTAGATACTCCAATGAGTGATTTTTTTAAAGAAAATCCTATATCTATTGATAATTTTGAACCAAAAGAAAAATATCGGGAATTCCACATAATAGAAAGAATAAAAAAATATCCAGAAAAAACACTATCAGATCTGATGGATGTAGACTGGGAGTTGAGGTGA
- a CDS encoding DNA-binding protein, producing the protein MAKDHNEFTLTVPELAEIMGRSEQYVRLAMERGEINVGSCRDNGKGKRNSYLISKKLVEDFLGDITDKLNEIRNR; encoded by the coding sequence ATGGCTAAAGATCATAACGAATTCACCCTGACAGTCCCTGAGTTAGCAGAGATCATGGGACGTAGCGAGCAATATGTCAGGCTTGCTATGGAACGGGGAGAGATAAATGTAGGAAGCTGCCGGGATAATGGAAAAGGAAAACGAAACAGTTATCTTATATCTAAGAAGCTTGTAGAGGACTTTCTGGGGGATATAACAGACAAGCTGAATGAGATTAGGAACAGATAG
- a CDS encoding DUF2800 domain-containing protein: MSHAILSASGASRWINCNPSARLEETMENTTSGYAEEGTLAHALAELKLRKYFIETGMAKRTYTSELNKLKKHRLWQNEIDSYTDEYVDHVRAIAMSFDVAPFIEIEKKVSFEEYVPEAFGTADTIIISGDRLYIIDLKYGKGVPVYAENNSQLMLYALGAYLEYSLFYGIENIEMHIVQPRLENISMFSIKVNDLLEWAETVIKPNAQRAFAGEGEFNPGEHCKFCKAKASCRARAANYFTLEALKEKGPLLTNEEKAEALQRGAELDKWLGELKVEIFSAIEKGEEVKGWKIVQGRSAGRKFTDTDAAVGKLKEHGIAEELLYERKMLTVPQMETVIGKKDFKEWVGDMVETIPGKPTLAPESDKREAISKRKSKDVFSVISNENNI, encoded by the coding sequence GTGTCCCATGCAATATTAAGTGCAAGCGGGGCGAGTAGGTGGATAAACTGTAACCCTTCTGCACGATTAGAAGAAACTATGGAAAATACAACATCGGGATATGCGGAGGAAGGAACACTGGCACATGCACTGGCTGAACTGAAGTTAAGAAAGTATTTCATAGAGACAGGCATGGCAAAACGAACATATACATCAGAACTTAATAAACTCAAAAAACACAGACTCTGGCAGAATGAAATTGACAGCTACACAGATGAATATGTGGACCATGTAAGAGCAATAGCAATGTCTTTTGATGTTGCACCGTTTATAGAAATAGAAAAGAAAGTTAGTTTTGAGGAATATGTACCAGAAGCATTCGGGACAGCAGATACAATAATTATAAGTGGTGACCGGTTATATATAATCGATTTGAAATATGGAAAAGGTGTACCGGTCTATGCTGAGAATAATTCACAACTGATGCTGTATGCACTTGGTGCTTATCTTGAATACTCATTGTTTTATGGAATAGAAAATATAGAAATGCATATCGTACAGCCGAGACTTGAAAACATCTCAATGTTTAGTATAAAAGTAAATGATCTGCTGGAATGGGCAGAAACTGTAATAAAGCCCAATGCACAGAGAGCATTCGCAGGTGAGGGGGAATTCAATCCCGGAGAGCATTGTAAGTTCTGTAAAGCAAAAGCAAGCTGCAGAGCAAGAGCAGCAAATTATTTTACACTGGAAGCTCTGAAAGAAAAAGGGCCGTTACTGACTAATGAAGAAAAAGCAGAAGCACTGCAAAGAGGTGCAGAACTTGATAAATGGCTTGGAGAATTGAAAGTCGAAATATTCTCAGCTATCGAAAAAGGTGAAGAAGTAAAAGGCTGGAAAATTGTACAAGGCAGATCTGCAGGAAGAAAGTTCACAGATACAGATGCAGCCGTGGGGAAACTAAAAGAACACGGGATCGCAGAAGAACTATTATATGAAAGAAAAATGTTAACTGTACCACAAATGGAAACAGTGATTGGAAAGAAAGACTTTAAGGAATGGGTTGGTGATATGGTTGAAACTATTCCGGGAAAACCAACATTAGCACCTGAAAGTGATAAAAGAGAAGCTATAAGTAAAAGAAAATCTAAAGATGTATTTAGTGTGATAAGTAACGAAAATAATATATAA
- a CDS encoding virulence-associated E family protein, with protein sequence MENNRDIVISTGNSRKSIDWKTEVMKWSDFVNKIKTPVRTDETLEDFLAMRKPDQDELKDVGGFVGGKLKEGKRRNVNILSRDLVTLDLDNIESGKTQEVLKRISGLNIGYAVYSTRKHSDYQPRLRVIIPVDRSMTSDEYEPVARKLGNMIGIGLCDPTTFEVARLMFWPSCSSDSIYINEHEDKPFIKVDWVLSQYNDWKDVTEWPQVPGYDKVRENQVKKQQDPTEKGGVIGAFCKVFNIYEAIERFIPDSYEICDVKDRLTYTGGSTYGGAVVYDDKFVYSHHATDPAGQTLCNAFDLVRLHKFGALDEEAKELTPNGKLPSSVEMRKLAHGIDEVNNLMMQEKYQKAVDNFDVVENKEMDTSWIKQLIRDKNGKIESTIKNIEIILENDPYLKGKITLDEFANRSLVLGKLPWDHSEVFEPREWEDADDSGLRSYLETVHGIVGMNKIYDALMLVTKKYKSNEVKDYLESLVWDGVSRLETLLIDYFGVADNSYTRQVMKVSLTAAVARAVGKGVKWDYTPIIYGPQGKYKTWFFEILGSKWFNNSLGNFDGKEAAITIQGSWIVELGELASMAKSELNAIKLFLTKREDIYREPFGRRTGKHPRRCVFFGTTNDWEFLRDRTGDRRFWPVVILETEPTKVVPVDLPKELDQIWAEAYFNYSVMGLKLDLEGDEAKAIALEMQQQHSESSPLEGMITEFLEKEIPEDWQRKTVKQRRDYFNSGMEPVKDNTKKYIKRDRICALEIWNECFGRDPGSLKRFNTKEINDILANNPAWERGKKAIRFGEYGVQKGFKKKDDIKK encoded by the coding sequence ATGGAGAACAACAGGGATATAGTGATCAGTACTGGTAACAGCAGAAAGTCAATAGACTGGAAAACGGAAGTAATGAAGTGGTCTGATTTTGTTAATAAAATAAAAACACCGGTTCGTACTGATGAAACTTTAGAAGACTTTCTGGCGATGAGAAAACCGGATCAGGATGAATTGAAAGACGTCGGAGGTTTTGTAGGCGGGAAGCTTAAAGAAGGTAAGAGAAGAAATGTAAATATATTATCAAGGGACCTTGTAACTCTTGATTTGGATAATATAGAGTCCGGGAAAACACAGGAAGTATTAAAAAGAATAAGTGGTCTTAATATCGGATATGCCGTATATTCAACAAGAAAACATTCAGATTATCAGCCAAGATTAAGAGTAATTATCCCTGTTGACCGCAGTATGACTTCTGATGAATATGAACCGGTGGCAAGAAAATTAGGAAATATGATAGGAATAGGGCTGTGTGATCCTACCACTTTTGAAGTAGCAAGATTGATGTTCTGGCCGAGCTGTAGTTCTGACAGTATTTATATTAACGAACATGAAGATAAGCCTTTTATAAAGGTTGACTGGGTATTATCTCAATATAATGACTGGAAAGATGTTACAGAGTGGCCACAAGTTCCGGGTTATGACAAGGTTAGGGAAAATCAGGTAAAAAAGCAACAGGACCCTACTGAAAAAGGCGGAGTAATAGGGGCTTTCTGTAAAGTATTTAATATATATGAGGCAATAGAAAGATTTATACCTGATAGTTATGAAATATGTGATGTAAAAGACCGGTTAACTTATACCGGTGGGTCAACTTACGGCGGGGCAGTAGTCTATGATGATAAATTTGTATATTCTCATCATGCAACGGATCCGGCAGGGCAAACTTTATGTAACGCTTTTGATTTAGTAAGACTCCATAAATTTGGTGCTCTTGATGAAGAAGCAAAAGAATTGACACCTAATGGAAAATTACCGTCCTCTGTTGAGATGCGTAAACTGGCACATGGAATTGATGAGGTTAACAATCTTATGATGCAGGAGAAATATCAAAAAGCTGTAGATAATTTTGATGTAGTTGAAAACAAAGAAATGGATACATCATGGATAAAACAGCTGATAAGAGATAAGAATGGCAAGATTGAAAGTACAATAAAAAATATAGAAATAATATTGGAAAATGACCCCTACTTAAAAGGGAAAATTACTTTAGATGAGTTTGCTAACAGAAGTCTGGTGTTAGGAAAACTTCCTTGGGATCATTCAGAAGTTTTTGAGCCCAGAGAGTGGGAAGATGCCGACGACAGTGGTCTTAGAAGTTATTTAGAAACAGTACACGGCATAGTAGGAATGAATAAAATTTATGATGCCTTGATGCTTGTGACGAAAAAATATAAATCAAATGAAGTAAAAGATTACCTTGAAAGTTTAGTATGGGACGGGGTGTCCCGTCTTGAAACCTTACTAATAGATTATTTCGGAGTAGCTGATAATTCTTATACAAGACAAGTTATGAAAGTATCTTTAACAGCAGCTGTAGCAAGAGCGGTAGGAAAAGGAGTGAAGTGGGATTATACGCCGATAATATACGGTCCTCAGGGGAAATATAAAACATGGTTTTTCGAAATATTGGGTAGTAAGTGGTTTAATAACAGCCTTGGAAATTTTGACGGGAAAGAAGCAGCTATAACAATTCAGGGCTCTTGGATAGTAGAACTTGGAGAACTGGCGAGTATGGCTAAATCAGAGCTGAATGCAATAAAACTCTTTCTTACCAAAAGAGAGGATATATACAGAGAACCCTTTGGGAGAAGAACGGGAAAACACCCAAGAAGATGTGTATTTTTTGGAACAACTAATGACTGGGAATTTTTAAGGGATAGAACAGGAGATCGAAGATTTTGGCCAGTTGTAATTTTAGAGACTGAGCCTACAAAAGTAGTGCCTGTAGATTTACCAAAAGAACTGGATCAGATATGGGCAGAGGCATATTTTAACTATTCGGTAATGGGTCTTAAGCTCGATTTAGAAGGAGACGAAGCTAAAGCCATAGCTTTAGAAATGCAGCAACAGCATAGTGAGAGCAGTCCATTAGAAGGTATGATAACAGAATTTTTAGAAAAAGAAATACCAGAAGACTGGCAACGGAAAACAGTAAAACAGAGAAGAGATTATTTTAATAGCGGTATGGAGCCAGTTAAAGATAATACAAAAAAATATATAAAACGAGATAGAATATGCGCCTTAGAGATATGGAATGAATGTTTTGGCAGAGATCCGGGAAGTTTGAAAAGATTTAATACAAAAGAGATAAACGATATACTTGCCAATAATCCAGCATGGGAGAGAGGGAAAAAAGCAATAAGATTTGGAGAGTATGGAGTGCAAAAAGGTTTTAAAAAGAAAGATGATATCAAGAAATAA
- a CDS encoding DUF2815 family protein produces the protein MNLKKTEAVTGKVRLNFPALFTPVAMDKNKPEDKKYGCQILVPKSDKATMDRLKAAIDEAVKSGISGAWGGVTPAIIHKPVHDGDGTKPVSGESYGDECKDHYVLNATANVNYPPDVVDTQLNPILNQSEIYSGVYARVLLNFYPYNYQGKKGIGVSIGNVQKIADGTPLGGAPKKSADVFGEVKYDDLTGEVIV, from the coding sequence ATGAATTTAAAGAAAACAGAAGCAGTAACAGGTAAAGTGAGATTGAATTTTCCGGCGTTATTTACGCCTGTAGCAATGGATAAAAACAAACCAGAGGATAAAAAATATGGTTGCCAGATTCTAGTACCAAAATCGGATAAAGCAACAATGGACAGATTAAAAGCTGCAATTGATGAAGCTGTAAAGTCAGGAATAAGCGGAGCATGGGGCGGCGTAACACCTGCAATTATACATAAACCCGTTCATGACGGTGACGGGACAAAACCTGTATCAGGTGAATCGTATGGTGATGAATGCAAAGATCATTATGTATTAAATGCAACAGCTAATGTAAATTATCCACCGGATGTAGTTGACACACAACTAAATCCTATCTTAAATCAATCGGAAATTTATTCAGGTGTGTATGCAAGAGTGCTGTTAAACTTTTATCCTTACAATTATCAGGGGAAAAAAGGTATCGGTGTAAGTATTGGAAATGTTCAAAAAATAGCCGATGGAACTCCATTAGGCGGAGCTCCTAAAAAGTCCGCTGATGTATTTGGTGAAGTGAAATATGATGATTTGACAGGAGAAGTAATAGTATAA
- a CDS encoding winged helix-turn-helix domain-containing protein, translated as MTEINAILEYLRNNPKATNPEIADSLKIDVNNVKANIGKLKARGYIEVQGQGITRTITVLKEMPVSKHSYKKEIIETMIGKYMEDFEESGTLNDRIEVGKVILRLLEKL; from the coding sequence ATGACAGAAATAAACGCAATATTAGAATATCTGCGAAATAATCCAAAAGCAACGAATCCGGAAATAGCAGATAGCCTAAAAATAGATGTTAATAATGTAAAAGCAAATATTGGTAAATTAAAGGCTAGAGGATATATAGAAGTGCAAGGACAGGGAATAACAAGAACTATAACAGTATTAAAAGAAATGCCTGTATCAAAGCACAGTTATAAAAAAGAAATTATCGAAACGATGATTGGTAAATATATGGAGGACTTCGAAGAGAGCGGGACATTAAATGACAGAATAGAAGTCGGGAAAGTAATTTTAAGATTACTAGAAAAATTGTAA
- a CDS encoding tyrosine-type recombinase/integrase yields the protein MRNPNNYGSVFKLSGNRRKPWAVRVTTGWSKDYKQQYKYLGYYTTRKDAMQALAEYNTNPYNIDESEITFGELHERWKNKHFKDLSVNTIKTYNTAFNYCKPILNLKMTEIKTVHLQNFIDDLNKNHGTLMILKNVINQVFEYAMKLDIIQKDYSKFINVGKRKVLKEKSVFTDAEIDLLWDNLQNFKYADTILIMIYTGMRIGELLSLMKQDVDLIEQTITVKESKTAAGRNRVIPIHPRIKELIHIRYEHSNIDNLIASATNKTSLEYVNYLRHFFAPVMKSLKMNHTPHDCRHTFATRLNDAGGNATAIKKMIGHESFTLTEKVYTHKKIDELRKALELVN from the coding sequence ATGCGCAATCCCAACAATTATGGATCGGTTTTCAAACTATCCGGAAACAGGAGAAAGCCATGGGCTGTCCGGGTTACAACCGGATGGAGTAAAGACTACAAACAGCAATATAAATATTTAGGCTACTATACTACAAGAAAAGATGCAATGCAAGCTTTAGCAGAATATAATACAAACCCATACAATATTGATGAAAGTGAAATTACTTTCGGAGAACTGCACGAAAGATGGAAAAATAAGCATTTTAAAGACCTAAGTGTCAATACTATAAAAACATATAACACAGCATTCAATTACTGTAAGCCAATTTTAAATCTTAAGATGACAGAAATTAAAACCGTCCACTTACAAAACTTCATCGATGATCTTAATAAAAATCATGGTACATTAATGATCTTAAAAAACGTTATAAATCAAGTATTTGAATACGCTATGAAATTGGATATTATACAAAAAGATTACAGCAAATTTATAAATGTTGGAAAACGAAAAGTTCTAAAAGAAAAATCTGTTTTTACTGATGCTGAAATCGATTTATTGTGGGATAATTTACAAAATTTTAAGTATGCTGATACAATTCTTATCATGATCTATACAGGCATGAGGATCGGCGAATTATTAAGCCTGATGAAACAAGATGTTGATTTAATTGAACAGACTATCACAGTCAAAGAAAGTAAGACAGCCGCAGGTAGAAACAGAGTTATCCCGATACACCCTAGAATAAAAGAACTCATACATATCAGATATGAACATTCAAATATAGATAATCTAATAGCATCGGCTACAAATAAAACATCATTAGAATATGTTAACTATTTAAGACATTTCTTTGCTCCTGTAATGAAAAGTCTTAAAATGAACCATACTCCGCATGATTGCCGTCATACATTTGCTACGAGATTAAACGATGCGGGCGGAAATGCTACAGCAATCAAAAAAATGATAGGTCACGAATCTTTTACTTTAACTGAAAAAGTTTATACACATAAAAAAATAGATGAATTGAGAAAAGCTCTTGAACTTGTAAATTAA
- a CDS encoding VRR-NUC domain-containing protein produces MFKNELKEKDIEKYLRDEIKKVGGIAYKFVSPGNAGVPDRLVLLPGRWSFFVELKAPGKKTRAVQDRQIRKIRNLDFSVLIIDSKKQVDDLVKMIKHHLGVDKNNGIHTT; encoded by the coding sequence ATGTTTAAAAATGAATTAAAAGAAAAAGATATTGAAAAATATTTGAGAGATGAGATAAAAAAAGTCGGAGGCATTGCTTATAAATTTGTCAGCCCGGGGAATGCAGGAGTACCTGACAGACTGGTATTGTTGCCCGGAAGATGGTCGTTTTTTGTAGAATTGAAAGCTCCGGGGAAGAAGACAAGAGCTGTACAAGACAGACAGATCAGAAAAATAAGAAATTTAGATTTTTCAGTTTTGATAATAGATTCAAAAAAACAGGTTGATGACTTAGTAAAAATGATAAAACACCATTTAGGAGTTGATAAAAACAATGGAATTCATACCACATAA
- a CDS encoding helix-turn-helix domain-containing protein — MNYNKLKGIIVEKRITQTALSKKLNMSVQGFNSKLNGKGSFSVEDAEQLAIILELDDPAEIFFDKLSRKCNGKHS; from the coding sequence ATGAATTATAACAAACTAAAAGGTATAATAGTTGAAAAAAGGATAACTCAAACAGCATTATCTAAGAAACTTAATATGTCTGTACAAGGGTTCAACAGCAAATTAAATGGGAAGGGTAGCTTTTCAGTAGAAGATGCGGAGCAACTAGCAATAATACTTGAATTAGACGATCCTGCAGAAATTTTTTTCGATAAATTATCGCGTAAATGCAATGGAAAACATTCATAA